The window gatttttttattacttttagttattaatttaatttttatttaattattattatttttgctttataTATCTTTTTCAAAACTCATGTAAATTATTCTTCCAAACTTTCTTAGcccctttaaaaaaatttagggaactgttcattttatttatgaaattattattggGAGATACATTATGGCTAAATGTCCATAAATTGTATCATGAATGCCAAACAGAAAATCTAGATgaaattaacaaaagaaaGAGGAGTGGAATGAGCGACTAGGATGGAAATGACTTAACGGAAACGGCAACGAATGGGTGGCTGCAGCTAAACCCCCCAAAAGGAGGGAAGAGCACCGGGATGTTGAGAATGAAGCTCATGATCTAAAGGGGGACGGAGGAAACGGTTTCAAGATTTGATAGTGTTTAATGgttagaaaaatgaaaatggagtGTTTAAAACACGTTTTTCCCCGACAATGAAAATTTTGCTAatgaaaaaagaggaaaagaaCTAAAGAGGACAAAGCCCCGAATCCGGCGAGTATCTATCCCTTTCCCCCCCAATTTGGAATTCAATAGCCCCGCCTATAGGTAGAGAcgggaaaaaagaaaaagaaaaggcgGGTAACCAACCCGATTCTATTAATGCACAATCCCTGATCTCCATGCATTAGGAGCAAAGATAATGAGCAAATAAAAAGGGGCTGAGGGCTAAACGTAAAGGGGGGATAACCCctctataaattaaaagaaatgttGTTTTTTGGGGAGAAAGTTTTTGAAGATCAATCAGAAATGCAACCTAATGGAGATTGTGTTTAAAATGaatgtttttagtttagaTGGTTTAGTGGAGAATAAGTTATGTAATATTGTTTTGGGGATCTTAGTTGTAGTAATATTTGTATGGTGtgcttttaattatgtaatgttAGTTTTTGTGactttttttgctttttgtaATATAAATTAGGTCACTGCATtcttttccaaaataaatgggatgtcaaaactcattttttttcccctgCTTTTTGGAATAGTTTGATATCCCTGcatttcccaaaaaaataattattaaaattcgaACATTACTTATTAATCAAAAATATGGGATGtcttaaaaaatgtcaatgatttttttcaaaagtgaTTGAGATGTCcgatttaatttctttttccacCTTTTTGCAAAGTGATTGaaggaaataatttttaacatgcattttgggaaaaaatgattgataTGTTTTTCTTAAAGGGGTCATACAGTTGgggaaaatataatttgtcccaAGATTTTGATGGAAAAAATTATGATGGCTTGTATCATCATGCATTAATATGATAGTAGAAGATGAACGTGatacatatcaaaattattatgatGCCACTGAGTTTATTCAAGATACTCATACAAGAGTACATGAAGAAAATGTTGAAGCCTTTTGCTATTCCACTCAACGGATCGGGAGCTTGTCATCATATATGACTAATCGAGCTCAACTCCGCAATAGAGAAGCTCATATTGCTCTTCGAGAAGATTTGATTGAAcacattttgattaaatttggcacaaacaattaaatatgtactaaTGTTTATCTTGTTTAAGCTAgcctttttttcactcttcatTAGTATTTTGGTTTGTTGGTTTCTACTATCGCcttgtattttttaatgtgtgtaatttattattatattgtgctttaattatttgaatatctaaaatttatagttttaaatttgaatcatatacttttttattataatttttagacattatttaatatatctaaattaattataaatcaaaatattaatataaaatatatgaaaaagaaaatatttaattaggtTGGGTTGGGGTCACTGATGGAAGTAAAAAAGTTGATGGGGTTGAATTGAGGGAGGGTTGTGTATGTGGAGGataaagaaatgaatattttattaaaaagttgatTGGGGTTGGGTTGGGCGAGTGTCACGGATGGAGATAGTCTAAATATAGCGTGGTCCGTTTAAATACAAAGAGAAGAAACGAAACCGACCAAGTCTACTAGGTGAGATAGAGTTCGTTGCGCCGGGAAAACGGAAGTTCAACGACCCTCTCCCCTTCAATAGCTTGGTGGACTGAAAAGTAGAGTGAGAAAGTACAGCCAAATGAAAAAATCGAAACGACACTGATGACGATGATGGGGAAATCGAAATTTTTGGGGGGTACTTTGGTCAAGTCGCGTCCATTTCTTCATCACAGTAGTGGAGCAGATTTCTAATATCACGCTACCACCATGAATTATTTTGTCCAAAAATCTGGAACAACAGCGCAGGGCAGGGGGGATTTCGAGGGCAACCATTTTCATCTCTTGAGCACTGAACCTCATTAATTGCCCTGATTTGACTCTATTTATGACCATTTAATGATCACTGAACGGAtcctaataataatatgagtaTCACTATTcattaacactattttaattacctttcttatttttttttcttattttcttatttttatcttaatttctATGTCATATCATAcgtttatatttatgttatatatgggatagagagagtatatttaGTCTAATTTAGGAAGTAAAAGTCCAAATTTAACtaaggaaaatatatatacctatATCTCGAGTCGGTGGGTTTTATCTACTATGAGCAGGCATAAAATGGTGGCACTAAGCTCGCGCCACCTCACCCCTCTCGCCCTTCATTTGTCATTCCCTTCCAGACTATTTCTCGCCTCCTCACACTCCCTTCCGCGCAGAAAAATTCGCTCATCGTCTTCGATCATGTCTTCCGCTGCTAAAAAGGTACACTACTAAATTATCCACACTGATTGTGGAAAAAACTACTTTCAGATAAGATTGAGCTAAGTTTTTGCAATATTTAGGTTTTGGTTCCGGTCGCCAACGGCACGGAGCCACTGGAGGCGACAGTTACGATTGATGTGCTACGCAGAGCCGGCGCCGATGTTACGGTAGCGTCCGTCGAGAAGCAGCTCCGCGTTGACGCCGCTCACGGCATTAAAATCCTCGCTGATTCGCTTATTTCCGACTGCGAACGTTCCGATTTTGATCTTATCTCTCTTCCGGTAGgatgttttatctttttttgtgAATGTTTCAGGTTTCGGTGACAACAAATGGCATCTAAGTTTGCTAGGATTACTAGTTTTCTGCTGGATTTTTTTTCACTGATGATGCTTTTTTATACATCCATGTTGcaatgttttgatttttgttatatggAATTTGGATTTTAGTATGCCACATCGATACTATAGTTTAAGTTACGACATGTTTCAGTGAATCATTTGGTTTTGTGGCTAGATTTTAATGGAACGACAAATTATGATCCTAGTATCATACTATATGTGGTTGTTCGGTTTGTTAGAcaaaataatcatgagatgtagtctaggattaagttgtgagattattttagttggagggggtggcttgactaattatcacatgattatccatgtaggattgagttgtgagattcaatctcatgaaccaaacataatacGTATATAATCCCCTAGGatttgagttgtgagattcaatctcatgaactgaacacaatacatatttattcggagatataatcttgcaaaccgaacaacccctatatatattaatctaTGCTGTGTTTGTCAAGGGAGGAATGCCTGGTTCAACCACACTTAGGGATTGCAAAACGTTGGAGAGCATTGTGAGAAAGCAAGCTGCTGAAGGCCAGCCGTATGCTGCAATCTGTGCAGCTCCTGCTGTAGCACTCGGGTCATGGGGACTGCTGAAGGGGTTGAAGGTGAGAACGAAAATCAGCTTAATGTGTTTATTGCCATATGGCGTTTGCTTTTATGGATTTAACAGCACAAATTGTCTTGGCAGTGACGTTGTAACTTATAAATGACATGGCACATATCGATCCTTTTACAGGCAACTTGCTACCCATCTTTCATGGAGCAGTTATCATCCACTGCATCTGTTGTTGAATCTAGGGTGCAGAAGGATGGCAAAGTAGTGACAAGCCGTGGACCTGGTACAACAATGGAGTATGCTGTTTCGCTGATTGAGATATTGTATGGAAAAGAAAAGGCCGATGAAGTTTCTGGTCCCTTGGTATTTCTCTTATTTCACATGAAAGATATGCTACATGATTTATCCATACGTTtcatttgataattaaataagtatgtAACATCTGAATGCTATTTGTGGAGAATATCTTAAGTTTCTATGCTGAGTAGTAGATTACTGTGTTGAACTATTGAGCAATGAGGTGTTGACAAATGAGAATATTGTCTGGATTAGAGAATCATAGATTGAATGTTTAGATTTGTCGTACAGGTCCTGGGTGTTTACTCATGCTGGTCCTTGTGTGATTATCCATTGTTTTCTTTCCTTCAGTCCCACCAACTTTGCATCTTGACCAATCCAGCAATGCATTTTGGTCAAACTCAGAGGAAAAACCAAGAAAGTTTCCTGGCTTGCCACCACTGATTCTTGCTAATCTGAGCGTTCTTTTTGGCTTTGAGAGCAGTCTTTGGCTATGTGCCAAATCCATTTGTGCCAAGGGTTATTTTGCCTAGAGAATACAAGGAGAAGGTGGGCCCCTCCTGAAATAAACCTTGCTCTCCTTCCAACTCAATATTGCCTCCGATCCAGCATATATAGCTCCGACCCCAGCTCAGCTTGCTACCATGCAACTAGAGTTTTACCAACTTATGTCTGCTCTACATATTCGTAGCTGATATAAAGTAAcagtttttcttaatttatagTATGCTGATATGGATctgcgcacacacacactattGCAGTTCTATTCCCtatgttttcttgtttttttatcCTTGTCCTTGTCTCTGTTTCCAGGTCTTGCGATCAAATCACGGGGATGCATATACTTTTGCGGAGCTAAACCCTATCCAATGGACGTGTGGTGATATTCCCAAGGTTGACTTTGAATGTCTTTCTTCTTGTTTAATCTTCCATCGGTTATTATGCCTATTTTGTTGCACTTGTGAGGATGCttattaaagatattattgGCACTCACAGAACATGTTTAATTTGCTTTGGTTTATATATGTGTAGTTTAGCTTCTTGTGGACTGATGTGTCTTGTGAAGATTCCAAATAGTAATCAGCGACATTGCGATGTGGCTCTTGTCAATCTTGAATGAGTTGACATATTAGACTGTCTGCTTCCTCCAATTTATTGCTATAAAAAGTAATGAACCAACACGATCAGCCACTGTTAATCTAATTTCCAACTTTGCTTGTTGCCAGATTCTTGTGCCTATTGCTAATGGGAGCGAGGAGATGGAAGCTGTTATCATCATTGATGTACTCCGACGAGCAAAAGCTGAAGTGGTAGTGGCGTCTGTTGGGGAGAAACTCGAAATTGTGGCTTCTAGGAATGTTAAACTAGTAGCTGATGTTCTCCTAGATGATGTCATCAACAATTCGTTTGACCTCATTGTCTTACCGGTAAGAGATGGTCCTCTGCTGTGGTATCTTCTAATATATAATGGCATGTTTTATCTGGTGCTTAACATTCTGTGCATAAAGGGTGGACTTGGTGGAGCTCAAGCGTTCACAGAGTCAGAGAAGCTGGTAAATCTGCTGAAGAAACAAAGAGAGTCAAATAAACTATACGGAGCAATATGTGCATCTCCAGCTTTGGTCCTCGAGCCCCATGGTTTGCTCAAGGTATGCTTTATGCATTATTtccaatttgaaaatattggattcaaaactttaaaatgGCTTACATTTTGGAgacaacataaattttatgcaaattgcaTATTATTGCTTTTGTGGTACTGTGTATATAATCGAACAAGAATGGAAGgaaattgatttgataaaAGGGAAtacaaacacaataaaatactCAGGATTTGCCAGAATCCTTGAGTCCACAaacttacaagttacaacatTCACAATGAACTAAGCTAATTCTACTGATTACCGATctagtatttatttgataCCTTCCTATTGAAGTTGAGCTGTTTCGATACTACTCCCATGTGATGTGGCTGCTGACTCATCGGTACCCAACTAATTCTTCTGTTAAGTGGAAGCGCGTCTTTCCTTTTCTCTGATTACATTCTCTTCCTCTTTCCTCAATGCATGTGTAATACTTCCAGTTCCCAGCTGGCTCTAGCTTTTTATCGTAACAATACCCTCACCTTAAGCTTCATTGTACACAACACAAGGAAGATCACGTACACCTATTTTCTTCATAGAGATTGAATCCATTTCTGTCAAGCCATTTAATATTCCTTGTTCTTCCCTCCAGAGGCCTTAGAGTAGAATTCCTCATGGCCAACTTGACCTCAATCTCCAATGGAAGCCTTCTCAGCCAACCAGACTTCTGCCCAAATTGTACATAGGGACTCACAATGATCCTATTTGAATTCTCATTACTATACTACTGACTCCTCTGTTGCCTCAATGCATGTGTGATACTTCCAG is drawn from Salvia hispanica cultivar TCC Black 2014 chromosome 6, UniMelb_Shisp_WGS_1.0, whole genome shotgun sequence and contains these coding sequences:
- the LOC125195805 gene encoding protein DJ-1 homolog A-like yields the protein MSRHKMVALSSRHLTPLALHLSFPSRLFLASSHSLPRRKIRSSSSIMSSAAKKVLVPVANGTEPLEATVTIDVLRRAGADVTVASVEKQLRVDAAHGIKILADSLISDCERSDFDLISLPGGMPGSTTLRDCKTLESIVRKQAAEGQPYAAICAAPAVALGSWGLLKGLKATCYPSFMEQLSSTASVVESRVQKDGKVVTSRGPGTTMEYAVSLIEILYGKEKADEVSGPLVLRSNHGDAYTFAELNPIQWTCGDIPKILVPIANGSEEMEAVIIIDVLRRAKAEVVVASVGEKLEIVASRNVKLVADVLLDDVINNSFDLIVLPGGLGGAQAFTESEKLVNLLKKQRESNKLYGAICASPALVLEPHGLLKGKKATAFPALCNKLSDPSEVENRVVVDGNLVTSRGPGTTMEFALVIVEKFFGREKALELGKAMIFVH